A single window of Montipora capricornis isolate CH-2021 chromosome 14, ASM3666992v2, whole genome shotgun sequence DNA harbors:
- the LOC138033370 gene encoding uncharacterized protein, protein MLDLLINKLEEDIDECLTGKHNCSHVAVCNNTNGSYKCTCKEGYVGDGRNCSDQNECTSGDANCSIDAICKNTHGSYNCTCKPGYTGDGYNCTGPPDPVAWFPLNTSYRTKEINNRVREGEFNPLNVGLASGPDGRANGSYEFKGQGSSSIKFTNSQSKALDVKFSMTVLCWLNYKGKDGPVFNYARKNNKQYNWGVVLRVINETIFVHFRKRDYGVTKTLQSSTRMPTDTWTFVGASYNHSSGEAKLLVDGKEVKSKNIGTGFKLGTQVNARLGVRPGDPDFFKGKIARLKIFNVALSPEQMEVSKNQL, encoded by the exons ATGTTGGATCTGTTAATCAATAAACTTGAAGAAG ATATCGACGAGTGTTTAACAGGAAAACATAACTGCAGCCATGTCGCCGTGTGCAACAACACCAATGGTTCATATAAATGCACTTGTAAGGAGGGATATGTTGGAGACGGACGAAACTGCTCAG ATCAAAACGAGTGCACTTCAGGAGATGCAAATTGCAGCATCGACGCCATATGCAAAAACACTCATGGCTCGTACAACTGCACATGTAAACCAGGTTACACTGGAGACGGATATAACTGCACAG gTCCACCAGATCCGGTTGCCTGGTTCCCTCTCAACACCTCATACAGAACCAAAGAAATCAATAATCGAGTACGTGAAGGGGAATTCAATCCTCTCAATGTTGGTCTTGCTTCAGGGCCTGATGGAAGAGCAAACGGGTCTTATGAGTTTAAAGGACAAGGCAGTAGCTCCATCAAGTTTACGAACTCCCAAAGTAAAGCTCTGGATGTGAAATTCTCCATGACAGTGTTGTGTTGGTTAAACTATAAAGGAAAGGACGGACCTGTATTTAACTATGCGCGAAAGAACAATAAACAGTACAATTGGGGTGTTGTTCTCCGTGTAATCAATGAAACAATATTTGTCCACTTTAGAAAGCGCGATTACGGAGTAACGAAGACACTGCAAAGCTCTACTCGTATGCCAACAGATACCTGGACATTTGTCGGTGCATCGTACAATCACTCATCTGGTGAAGCCAAATTGTTGGTTGACGGAAAGGAGGTTAAAAGCAAAAACATCGGCACCGGATTTAAACTGGGAACACAGGTCAACGCCAGGCTTGGAGTGAGGCCTGGCGATCCAGACTTTTTCAAGGGCAAGATTGCACGGTTAAAGATATTTAATGTAGCTTTGTCCCCGGAGCAAATGGAGGTGTCAAAAAATCAGTTGTAA